The DNA region GTCGCCTTCCGATCCTGTCCAGCAAGAACGTGGCAACCAAAATGAACATGGTCTTCGTGAACCCGACTGCTACTGTCGCTAGTAGCTTGTCGTTCGTCGACGTGATACCGGCCTTCTCAAAGATTCTCGGACTGTATAGAACGACCGAGTCGATACCTGATGATTGCTGGAAGAAATGGATACCTACGGCTGCGATTAAGGCGTGGCGAACGGGTGGTGTGGGACGGAGGAGTAGTTCTTTCCACACGTCCTCGCCATGACTCTGTTTGGGCACCTGAACGATGTCGTCCGTACAATTCTCTGGAATGCCGGCTGCTCCTTTGATGTCGGCTAGTCTTATATCAGCCTCCTCCTTGGAGTCCGAGGTTTTGTCGAGGACTCGCTTCGCCTCACCGAGTCGACCCTGCATGACCAACCATCTGGGTGACTCGGGCATGCCCAAAACGACGATTCCGAGTATAACAGCGGGGATAGCACCCACTCCGAGCATCAGCCGCCAGCCCAAGTGAGTTGGGAGCTTAGAAAAAGCGTAGTTCGAGACGTAGCCCAGCAGTATCCCACCGTTGATGAATACCTGTACAAAACACGCGGAGATAATCAActtcattttctgggaaaagacgttaagatataaaattataaattgttaTCTGTAAAGATCCATAGTTCGTCgaattttaaaatgagttttttCTAATTATCATTTCACTCCttatacattatttttatttttatttattttatttttattaaactataaACTAGTTaaattattctaattaaatctcatttatatctaatctcatatcattttattgttataatttttttaaaattttaacaaaaaatattataaataatttaatattttcattatttaaaataataataatattaaaaaataatattttatataatttttaacttttatttcaaatgatctttatctcaaaataatacataaatgaaatgaggagtgaaaattttcttttaaaattattaattgggAAGCAAAGGGTGTAATTTATATctaattatatgtattttcttGGAGAGCAACGAAGGGGTGTCGTTGAGTTATATAGTTACTGTGCTACACACGAACCTCCGGAAATGAGGTGAGGAAGCCACGAGAGGAGGCTGGAGAGACCTCGGCAGTGTAGACCGGGGCGATCATCAGCGCATAACCGACGCCAATACCGGCTACGAAGCGGCCGACCATGAGAAAGGCGTAGTTGGTGGCGAAGCCCATGAGGATAGCCCCAACGAAGAAAATTACTTCGGCTACCACAATAGTGTAACGGCGGCCTATCCAGTCGGATGTTCTACCGGCTGCGCAGGAGCCGATGAGGCAGTAGAGGTTAAGTATCCCGGCGAGGATCTCAACCTGGACGTCGTTGATTTTCAGATCCTTTTTTATGTAGATCATTGCTCCGCTCATTACTCCAATATCTGAAGCAACATAAAGATCATGATTAGGACGTACAACGTACATGTTGGGAAAACGTAGTAAAATACAGAGAAACCACTTCAAAGGAAACACTTTCCGGAGAAAATCAGACAGAAATCACATGTCCCAGAAGAGCGCTCCCCGTGCTTTTGGATATAGTCGTTTTCAtaattgaagaaaaatggaaaatgatttcTCTAGGAGAACTACTGCTTTGCCAACGGAACCTCATCAACGAAATCAAAAGAGAATAAACTAGCTAATAACCGCCATAACGATACACCATTAATAAACCCAccaaaaatatttgtaatgaaAAGTCAGTGAATCGAAAAAGCCTATACAAAAAGaatgatactaaatatatatagcgcAAAAGGTCAAAGTTTTTACTGACCATAACCCAGTAAGACGGAAGTCATGGAAGCCAAAACCGCGCAAGCAATAGCATACATGTTCCTTTTGGGTTTCTTTGGAGGATCAAAATCCACTATACTTTTCTGGGGCTGGTCGGAAATGTCATTATTTTCAGCTTTCCGGTCAGCCATCTTGGATAGACAGCTAGAGAAAGATGGAACAAGAGGGTTTCTATCGGAGACGATCCGAGTGCTTTGTGGTACTGCCTTTTGCAGATAAACTCAAGTGGCCACGAACCAGCACTGGTTGTCCAGCGGTGAGGTTCGGAGGCCGGTTGCTTAAATAGACAATAATTGCTAGCGTCACTGCCATAGAAAACTTCGTTTGCCTCAAATATCTgatccatttcattttatctaattaaatattataattttttcaaaataaaaataatatttatcgcACGTCATCTCAACACTGTAACTCACGGTCCAAATCTCCCGAAACTCTCTTTTCAAGCTTTAGCTTGAAGCTGCTGGAATAtggtatatattattttgtacgAGTACTGTATGTCGTTTAGAAAAATTTGTCCTTACTGAACTTACCCTCAAGTAAACGAacgataataaataaataaaaataatccttatcctttttaataattaatatacgttaagaaattttattttattttattttaattcatactctgccttttagaaaaaaaaaaaaaaaaacttacatcgatatctaatatatatttttttattttttaaaaaaatacgataatttctttttattaataaccCTCACTTAAAATAAAGGAATATGATCATTATAACCGTACACATAGAATTACATATAATCCTAAAATCAAAACAGACCAGagatcaaaatcaaatataaaataactcaaTCAATATACAATATACTAAAATAAGCATATAAATCAAAAGCAAAACAACATACACATCGATATCTAATATGCATACCTGAAAAAGATTGATTTTTACGTTTTTGCAATTTTCTGGCCCGTATATACCAACCGATAATGGCCTCCGGTCCGCGTGTCATGCGAAAGTAATACGTTCAAAATATGCAAATGCAAATGTTTCACcgggaattaattaattaagttcccggccaataaattaattaagcatattatataaatgttgATGCAAGTAATTGACAACATtagtgaaaaaatattttagccacaaaagaaattatacaaaattaaatctataaataaatatgatttgattttttagtATGTcggattgtaaaattacttttaatataaaataaatctaacgaatTACGTGAAATcatgtcagtttataaatttatattaatataatctttttatattttttatatcgaCGCAACCCAACAAAATGCATATTCTCGTAAATCAACGGACAGCATGTTACGAGTAGTGAGTACTACTGCTCGGGTATCTCGCATGCACgcactttaatatatataaatgccatACAGATTAATCAAGAGTAGTTAACGGCCATTAGGCAGTCCAAAGAGGCAGTACTGACCAGATTCATAATGTTCataatgtatattatatatagtattagtacattAAATATATAAGACTGATATAATTAAGATATATAGTTATGTGTTTTTTGTGTTCTAGcaaactatataaatataatataataacatataatatttatatataattaatattcaaatgTGCCAATTATGAGTCGAATTTTTTACGAGTTGGTAAACATTAGTTGAGTCACATAATTAGCAAGattaatacaaatatatatcgTTCAATAATTgcatttaatttaatgtttgtGAAGGTCAAATTTGAGTTTAAACAAACTTATAAGTTTGAATTGATTGTCGAGTAGTGCTGAACTTTGATTAAACAGGTCATCAACTTATACGTGTGTGGTTAACGAACATTTCCGTAGATGGGACTCTACATACGTTTATTTAATCATGTCAATCGTCATCTACATGACCCAGCGTGTACAACACGGACACCAAAAAGGTTGGACCACGTGACGCATATGATTAAACAGAtcaccaaatatatataaattaaagtttCCATTTAATTATTTTCCTGTTCTTTAATTTCAAGTCAATCAAGGGAAGGCGGAAAAAAAGAGGATAAGCTAGAGAGCTCATGATTCTAAGTATTTGTCTTATTTGTCGAATTGTGGTTCAGCCGATCGAACTGCGTTCATACATAGATACCCCGCGCGGGTCAACACAGACGGGCTGATCTCCATTTCTGCAGACACACGAGCATCAAGGCCTGGTGCTTTAGCATTGCACGAAAAAGTTCTAGAaggcatatatgcatgcacttGGGACATCGGAAAGGTCTAAGATTTATCTACTTAGGGCATCGAAAGGGGACATATAATAGGGCATCAAAATTTATGGGACTTTCAGAAAATTATACAAAAGATATATACGACAACATCATGTAATTAAATGGCCATTTACTTTGGTTAATCGTGAACAAGCTAGATAGTGGCCTCTACGCACGTACGTGACAAGTGTCCACAATTTTGGTTTAGAAAGGAAATTACATTGATCATCTATACCGATCCTAAACTGTAACCTAAACTTGCCAGTTCTACACATCTACCACGAGATCCGTGCTTTAACACTAAAACCAGTACTTAATTCTGTTCCTGCCAGTACTGAACTATGAACATTTCTCTCGTTATCTATTCCCATGATGACACAGacacacacactcacacacaaatatacacatacatatgaCAAGGGGTGGTGtgaaaaaaacaagaaattgatcatatcacataaaactttatgtGATTCGACAATGTGCTTACATCTacgaaattataaaaatttttataattttgagaaatgtcaaaatatattttaagacgAAATACACTGTCCCGTATAGTCATACTGtttaaaataaacatatatatgaagTTATACAATACAAATCCTAACACAATTACAAGATTATTCACTCGAGTGACCTGTCTATCTAACATGTCGAATGATTGTTGAGTAAACTTTTTGCTTAAAATTTCACTCAGGCGGCCTGTCACATGAATATGAAACAAACTTTCTGTTTGACAATTtttgaatcaatttttttttttctttcttctttcaggAGCAACAGCTAGCCCAAAAGTCGAAACAAACGTGTCCCAAGATCACTTATTGAAAATCTATCAAAAAAATCGTGACGTGTTGAATCGAATTATCAAATCGAACCAACTCCAAAAACCCAATGAtggattatatataaaataggtgAATATGAATCTacattaaaagttaaaacatgTTTTATATTTAAGGTGCCAGAGAATTATTTTCCGACTGCAAAACAGTCAAAAGTCAATTTCTCGATTAACCCAACAATATCACCAGATCAACACCAAGTACAGGAAACATATGCGCCACCTATACACTAACTTCTTTgactcatttaaattaattacaatatatatagcaaaaaaaGACTAACATCGATGCATGCAGCCGACAGCTAAATTAACTGGCTGCATGCATTgcaaaacattatatatatatatatgtatgtatatggacgcatttttataatttcactCACGATTCCATAATGACTTACAGGACTCCATAATTTAATTTCTATGAGCGATAAAAGTCATATATGCTGATGATCATAAGTCCAAAATATATCATGATCTAAGGAAAATTGGATCCAACATTATCGATCCCCATAATTTCTTTAAGAGTGTTGATCAACCGAATTGTTTGACTCGTGCATACATacttacatatatgtatatatataatttgagtctaaaataattataagacgCCGGAAAGATGGAAGATGGGGCCGGAAATTAAGGATGGTATAGTTTTCTACAAGACATTGAACATTGACTTGTATTCTTGCTGCTCGTGATCGGTCaataaatttcattaataatatataatatgttgtacgtttgaatattaaataacaGTAAACCTGATGAAAAACTGATCATGCACGTCGTCAAAGCTTTACGATAATGACACGAGATTAAGTACTTCAATTAATTGTTAGAtgcattttaatatataataatatcatgtgtactttttttttataataataaaatggagtttataaattttatataatataagagGATCGTTAATTGCAAAGAAAAAGGGTACAGATCAGCTGGATAagataaataatagtaaattaaataatatgtttCTTATGAATAATCAAGTTATTTGGTTATATATGTATGAGTTATTTTATTGTAGCCTACGTATAAGTAAAGTTGTGTATTAATCTGAGtatttgattcttttatatttaaaatttaaattaataatctttataataaaattaactttttaattaatcatattaaattggtacatatattaatacgtaattgtatttataattaaatttttttatatatattaattaattaagtgaaATATTTACAGATCATCGAATATTCGATGAGCACGTTCTCAAACATTTCTCCGTTTTGACGAAAACTAGTCACGGATCGGAGGACGGCAGCCTGCCCTTGGCAGCTAGCTTTGGCATGGCCAGATTAATTAAAGTCTTGTAATTCATTCACCTTATTTTTACACTCTGATCATTGCTCTCCAATTAATTCAAAGCTAGCTCTGAAAATTCGTTTGGTTAAATAGATGAGAtgtaataagattaaaattaaagttaaataaaatattattaaaataattttaaaaaaataaaaattttattatattttaataaaaattttaaaaaaattataataattaaataagataaaataaaataatttatctaaccaaacGAGTGTTAAAGTCACAACTTGAGTAAAAACATTAACAACGACGTACGAATAATTAGCTGGCTGGCTGGCTGGTCCAAGCTGAATGATTGCAGATTATTGAAACAGTTTTTGTGAGTGATCATGTGGTCTACTCATGctgtgaaaatattttatcttattctaTGCATGGGATCGACCCGAATTCCTCATGAGGTTCAAACTTTTAGCGATGGAAGTTGAAGTACTGCTGAGCTTGATCAAGAAATTCATGAGGAGGCcgcatatattaattaatattgtttacACATAAGATCATCAAAAGTTATATAACTTCAAATATTGGTTTTTGTTGGATCTTCTTTCCAAAGCAAGCAATATTTTCTCCACCCAATTGATGAGGAGTAATTCTGCTCATCCACCACTATATACCTCACCCtctgatatttattttttattttttcctaacaCTGTTCTATCCTGCGATTTCAATATTTTCCTATTTTTCATCTGTCGCGTCCACGTCTCTCTCCTCaaaacacacacactctctctctctctctctcccctcttcaAAATACAGGCCAagccacctctctctctctctctctctctctctctcactgacGATCAAAAGTGACATTGCCTGTAGATCCGAAGGCAAGAGCGACATGCGCACCGAAGAAAGCAAAGGCCAATGATAGGGAGGTAGAGATAGACAGTACGGGAGGTGGGGCTTCAGCGGTTGAGGCCTGGAGAGTGCCATTGGTGACAATTGGTGTGATTTCTTggcatttgagagagagagagagagagagagagagagagagagatcgtgAACTTCATTTGTGTTTGAGGAAAAAGTTGATGTATTGATTAGAATAAACTGGTGATATTGACTAGAGAAGGCAGCGACATTGACGTGAATTTCAGCAAGTTAAGAGTATCAGTAGTGGGTCAATAATGTAATTTAGTTAAAGttttcacttttataaattttaactagtCACTTTTTGTAATACCAAATAAGTTCAACAAATCTTTCACTATTATagtaaaatattgattttgaactttttattgaattttaattctaattcaGTTCAATAAATTCGGTTTCATCACAATACAtcacaagaaaatgaaaatataaactgatggatgaaaaaaaaatttgtcaaattcGGTTTCATTATAATACAtcacaagaaaaatataaactgATGGATGAAAGAAATTTGACCACCGATTATCAGCAAATTCTGTTTCATCACTACATCACAAGAAATTCCCAAATCCACAGCAACAATATTTCTCGGAGTGGTTCATCAGAATTTTATCAAATCAATACACCAAAATCAAATTCCAGAAATTCAATCAATCATTgagaattctaaaaaaaaataaaaaaaaatggagttcaaacatcaaagaagaaaaatctcATCCGGTGCTCAGATGGCCTGGGATTTACCGGTCCTCAGATAATCATTCAGTGCTGCAGCTCCAAATCGTCCGGTGCTTGAATCTCGTCCGGTACCAAAACCAGAAGCTCCGTTCGGTGCTGCCCTTCACTAGAAATcgcaggaaaaaaaataaaaaaatagaggagACCCAACAATGGAGGCATGGGATTCGGCAGCTTACCGACGGTCCTTTTATTCTCACGGGGTTGCTTCCATCGGTGCTGTAGTTGGGAGACAATGGAGTCTGTCCGGTGCTGCGGTTGCTCTCGTTCGGTGCTGCGATTGCTCTTCGTTTGGTACTGCAGACGCTGGAGCTGGGAGGCAATCCGGGAGTTGGTTCCGGCCACCGAAATCGAAAAATATGGGAGAGAGCTGGGAGGTTTTTCAATTGCTATGGTGGGTTTTGCTCAAGTGAAAGAGATGAAAGGGGAGAGGGCAGAAATTTTTGCCTACGCGGGAGATAACATGCAACGGGGgagtaatattttattccaaaaatattatttagctaGTGTTTTAGGCTCAATAAATTTGGCCAGCCAAATGGTTGATGGctaaatttactatatacttgtTGAGTCTATTGTAGAGGTTTATTTCACATTTTAGCTATTCTTTGGTTATAATTTAGCTTTGTTGAGCCCATTACCAATGCTCTAATACCCAACAATTAAGGTCAATTTTGCTGAAAATCGATTCCCACATCAGTTATGTGGTGTAGGCAAAATAAATTGGCTGATTAGGTTgggtttagatattaaaaaatgttagaaatatattgtgaatagtaataaagaaatacgtaaaaataataataaaatattaaatgatagtaaaaaataataaataataataaaaagtatgtaaaaattaataataaaataataaaaataataaaatatgttaaaaagtATTGAGGTATTCTCAACGTTCAAACTCACACTTTCTCATGAGACTTCATAGACTAATCATCAATCATCATTAAAAGTTTAGATAAtgaattaagatgaaatgaaaattaaaatataaataaaatattattaaaatattatttttattttaaaattttaaaaaataaattatttattatattttatataaaaatttaaaaaaattataacgatcAAATAACATGATTACATCAATGAGTCGAGAACTTGCGAGGCTGATGTATGCTTACATCTTAATATAATGGGATTGATGACAATTATTGATCTGTCTCAATATGAATGGTCTTgctctttaattaatttataaaagaaaattagaaaatggttttcttcgaggtttact from Carya illinoinensis cultivar Pawnee chromosome 6, C.illinoinensisPawnee_v1, whole genome shotgun sequence includes:
- the LOC122314082 gene encoding polyol transporter 5-like, producing the protein MADRKAENNDISDQPQKSIVDFDPPKKPKRNMYAIACAVLASMTSVLLGYDIGVMSGAMIYIKKDLKINDVQVEILAGILNLYCLIGSCAAGRTSDWIGRRYTIVVAEVIFFVGAILMGFATNYAFLMVGRFVAGIGVGYALMIAPVYTAEVSPASSRGFLTSFPEVFINGGILLGYVSNYAFSKLPTHLGWRLMLGVGAIPAVILGIVVLGMPESPRWLVMQGRLGEAKRVLDKTSDSKEEADIRLADIKGAAGIPENCTDDIVQVPKQSHGEDVWKELLLRPTPPVRHALIAAVGIHFFQQSSGIDSVVLYSPRIFEKAGITSTNDKLLATVAVGFTKTMFILVATFLLDRIGRRPLLLSSVAGMILSLATLGIGLTIIEHSDHKLMWAVALCIAMVLSYVAFFSIGMGPITWVYSSEVFPLRLRAQGASIGVGVNRVTSGVISMTFLSLSKGITIGGAFFLYASIATVSWIFFYFMLPETQGRTLEDMEGLFGNFGWKFAKPIKNEQQQKEEVNHAAGKGNGKGQIQLARDQYVD